A section of the Streptomyces sp. SCL15-4 genome encodes:
- a CDS encoding CsbD family protein, with the protein MAGDKKAKAKTEQVKGKVKEAAGRAVGNERMEAEGRAQGAKGDAQQAKEKAKDVFKH; encoded by the coding sequence ATGGCCGGCGACAAGAAGGCCAAGGCCAAGACCGAGCAGGTCAAGGGCAAGGTGAAGGAAGCCGCGGGGCGCGCCGTCGGCAACGAGCGCATGGAGGCCGAAGGCCGGGCGCAGGGCGCCAAGGGTGACGCCCAGCAGGCCAAGGAGAAGGCGAAGGACGTCTTCAAGCACTGA
- a CDS encoding DedA family protein, whose translation MSSPLPGPLAHLEPLLGHYGYWAVGAVVLVEDFGVPAPGETILLAAGVYAGAGRLNVAAVALIAFAAAVAGDNLGYLIGRAGGRAFVHRWGRYVLLTPERFATAERFFTRHGGGIVTVARFVEGLRQANGIIAGTTGMRWRRFLAFNALGAALWVGLWTTLACVAGSHITAIYDEIRRYQLYVVLACAVVIAGFVVRRLVRRRAR comes from the coding sequence ATGTCGTCGCCCCTCCCGGGACCGCTGGCCCATCTGGAACCGCTGCTCGGCCACTACGGCTACTGGGCCGTGGGGGCGGTGGTCCTCGTGGAGGACTTCGGGGTGCCCGCGCCCGGCGAGACGATCCTCCTCGCGGCGGGGGTGTACGCGGGCGCGGGGCGGCTGAACGTGGCGGCCGTGGCGCTCATCGCGTTCGCCGCGGCCGTCGCCGGGGACAACCTCGGCTATCTGATCGGCCGGGCCGGCGGACGGGCCTTCGTGCACCGGTGGGGCCGTTACGTCCTGCTGACGCCGGAGCGGTTCGCGACCGCCGAGCGGTTCTTCACCCGGCACGGCGGAGGCATCGTGACCGTGGCCCGGTTCGTGGAGGGCCTGCGCCAGGCCAACGGCATCATCGCGGGCACGACCGGCATGCGCTGGCGCCGCTTCCTCGCGTTCAACGCCCTCGGCGCGGCCCTGTGGGTCGGCCTGTGGACGACGCTGGCCTGTGTCGCGGGCAGCCACATCACCGCGATCTACGACGAGATCAGGCGCTACCAGCTGTACGTCGTCCTCGCCTGCGCGGTCGTGATCGCGGGGTTCGTCGTACGCCGCCTCGTGCGGCGGCGCGCCCGCTGA
- a CDS encoding ATP-binding protein, with product MDIPLRTHATTRDRPAVQRYSRTWDTGVTSIAEAREAVADLLARARPAPGRRPVQDAQLVVSELVTNAARHAPGPCALGLELLPGARALRVTVTDTSREPPRKRPPDPRRVGGHGLHLVAMLAGDLDVSWLSHGKRVSVTVPLTTEQPG from the coding sequence ATGGACATCCCGCTCAGGACCCACGCGACGACGCGGGACCGCCCGGCGGTCCAGCGCTACAGCCGCACCTGGGACACCGGCGTCACCAGCATCGCCGAGGCCAGAGAGGCGGTCGCCGACCTGCTCGCGCGGGCGCGGCCGGCCCCCGGACGGCGTCCGGTCCAGGATGCCCAGCTGGTGGTCAGCGAACTCGTCACCAACGCGGCCAGGCACGCGCCCGGCCCGTGTGCGCTGGGCCTGGAACTGCTGCCCGGCGCGCGGGCACTGCGCGTCACCGTCACGGACACCTCGCGTGAGCCGCCGCGCAAGCGCCCGCCCGATCCGCGGCGGGTCGGCGGCCACGGTCTGCACCTGGTGGCGATGCTCGCCGGAGACCTGGACGTGAGCTGGCTGTCCCACGGCAAACGAGTCTCGGTGACGGTACCACTGACCACGGAACAGCCCGGCTGA